Genomic window (Klebsiella quasivariicola):
GTAGACAGTATGGCGAAACCTGAAATTGCAACTGAAAGAACCCGTCTGAGTATTCCCTTTGACGATCGCCAACGTGCAATACGTGCGGCCGGCAAACTGGCTGATGGCAGTAATGCTCTGGACTACGTGAAGGAAGAAAAGGTGTGGTATGCACAGCCGGGGGCCAACCTGAGCCGGCTGAAAGAGTGGATTTTTGACCCCAATAAGGTGATCGAAGAACCGCCCCTGGATATTCAGGCCATTGAAGATGAATTTACGGCGTGGCTTGAAGAGCGCGGTGCCATTATCAAAGACCCCATAGAGTTCGATGGCCAGAAGCATTATGTCGATACAGTGGACGGTAAAGCTGGTTCAAGAAAGGGGGTGTATGCCGCTTTCCTGGATGGCCGGCCTGCAGGGTGGTACAGGGACTATAAGAACGGTGGTGAAATTCAGAAATGGGTATCTACCGGCGCAGCCCCTAACCCTGAACAAATGGCCATGCTCCGTGCTGATGCTGCGGCAAGGCGTGAACAAAGAGCTGCAGCGCAAGCGGATAAGTTTGATCAGACCGCTAACCGGTTGATGGAAGAATATAACCGGCTTCCGGATGCCACGGGAGATCTGGCATACCTGAAAAACAAACAGGTCATTGCCGCTAACGGCCTTAAAGCTGATGAGCGGGGCAACGTTGTGATCCCCCTGTTTAATGCTGATGGCGAGTTCAGGACCCTTGAGCGCATCTGGTCCGACGGTAGTAAACACCTTGAAAAAGACGGCCAGGCATGGGGGAGTTTTTTCGTTGTGGGTGGCCAACTGAAGGATGGTGACAACCTGCTTTATGCCGAGGGATATGCGACAGCAGCCAGTATCAGCGAAGCCATCAATCAGCCTGTGATCATGACGGTTAATGCCGGCAACATGGTGGAAGTTGCTGGCCGCCTGAAAGACGCCTTTCCAAACAGCACTCATTACTTCCTTGCTGACAATGACATTTATAAAGACGAGAACGTTGGACTAGAAAAAGCGACAGAAGCTGCAGAGCTGACTGCCGGCCATGTTCTGGTCCCTGCCTTTAGCAACCCGAAAGAAGGGCTTACAGACTACAACGATTTGCATGTCTCTGAAGGGCTGGAGCAAGTCAGATTGCAGGTAGAAGGAGCCATTAATCAAATAAACAGGGTAGACACTATGCCGACTGATAACCCGAACATTACTGACGTTAATCACAGCTCGACTGACAGCGCTGCCGTTGCAGCCCCTGAAAATGCCGCGCCGGTGGCCAGCGCCCCTGCAGCTGCTGAACCGGTGGAAGCCGCGCCGGTGGCCAGCGCCCCTGCAGCTGCCGAACCGGAGGAAGCCGCGCCGGTGGCCAGCGCTCCCGCAGCTGCCGAACCGGAGGAAACCGCACCGGTGGCCAGCGCCCCCGCAGCTGCCGAACCGGAGGAAACCGCGCCGGTGGCCAGCGCCCCCGCAGCTGCCGAACCGGAGGAAACCGCGCCGGTGGCCAGCGCCCCTGCAGCTGCTGAACCGGAATACGCCGCACCAACAGATCGAGACGGTGATGATGAAAAGAGTAATAGCGCCAGTGATCTTGAGGCGTATGCCGCTATGATGGCCTTTGGCGGTGAAACAACTGACACCGCTCAGCAAAAGCCTGAAGGGATAGCGCCCAGCGAACCTGTAGCTAATACCGCCCCGGCTGAAAATGAAACCGAGGAGAAGAAGAAAAAAACAAACGAAGAACTGGAAAACGGCATACGCTGGGCAACCAACGATAATGCAGAAACGCCCCCAAAAGAACGTATAGACCTGGAAGGGTTAATTGCCCGGTTTGGGTACAGAGCAGAGAAAGACTATACGGCGTATACGCTTGATGGGCAGGATGCGTTTTACGATTACGGCTCACATCTGCGTATGGCTACCCCTGAAGCCAGCCAGAGTGACGAGATGATCCTGGCGGCCGTTCTTACCGCGGATAAGCAACATCATCGTGGTATTGAAATCACCGGCAGTGACGAATTTAAAGAGCGAGTGTTTAACCTTATCAGTGAATACAACATTGAGGTGAAACTGACTAACCCAGAACAAAGGGTTAAATTGCTCGAACTCAAAAAAGCAAATGAAACAGCAAAAGAAACGGCAAAAGAAAATGTTGCTGATTCAAAAGCGAATAAGCAGGAAGGGGTAAACGAAAAGGCAAATTCATCAGTTCAGCAAAATGGAATGCGCTGGGAAGAATCGGCCTCTGTACAACCGAAGAAGCAGAATGCATCTGATACTCAAAAGGAAGATAAAGCTGCGGGTGAATCCTGGGAGAAAGGCGTTATCGTCGCGCATGGACGTGCTAAGTATGAGTGGAAAGATGATGAATCCATGAACTACTTTGTCACCCTCAAAAATGAACATGGAGAGAAGACACTCTGGGGGAAAGACCTTGAGAGAGCGGTTAAAGATGCTGGTGTAGACACCGAACGTCTTGTTACGGTCAGAAAGCTGGGATTTGTGGATGTTGAGGTGAATGCACCTGTCCGTGATGAAAGCAACAAGATCGTTCGTTATGAAACTATCCAGACCAAACGTAATGAGTGGGAAGTAAAACCTGTATACCCACAGCCAACAGCAGGGAATGAACAGGCCTATAAGCCTTCTGAACTGGTTCCGTATGATGCTGCAACCTTCCAGAAGCTCCGCACAACAATTCAGCAGATTACCGGTGTTGATCTCAGCCGTGAGGCCGTGCCTGAAAAAGAACTGTATTGGTTCCTGCCGAATGGTAAGCCAGCTCCTGAAAGCATGACAAAACCCACAGGCTATAAACTCCCTCAAGAGTCAAAAACCGCGGGTACACCTTTGCTGGTCGCACCGCATAAAAAAGGCGAACGACCTGATTATTACCTTGTTGAGTCTCGTAAAGGATTCATGCAGGGGATCGCAAAGGATAAGGAATCTGGCGAGTACCATAGCGTAATTGGTAAAGTGAACAAGCGTATTGATAAAGATGGAAACTGGAAAACGTATATGACACTTTCAGCAATCAATAAAAATTCTGAAAGTGGAATTGTTTTGCACGGATACGGCCATGTTGATCAGGGAGGTAAAAACCTGCTTTACAAAAACACAATTGCAAATGAAAAACAGCCTCAGCATTTACAACCGGCCTCAGATGAGGTAAAAAACAAAACAGTAATGAAGCAGCTTTTTCATCCTTCTAATGCTGCAAAAAGAAAAGATGATGAAAGGAGAGAACAGACTCATGCACCAGTCGCAAAGTCAGCGCCTCGGCCATAAAACAAAAACCCTACTCGTAGCAGTAGGGTTTTCCTGCATTTCTGTGAGCTCATTTGCAGCCACACAGACCTGTGCAGCATACGAACTGGCAAAAGCTGGTGCTGATGCTGCCTATAAACAGGAGGTTGAACGGATTAACAACGCCGCTAAAAGTGAATCCAGTACATCTGATTCTCTCGGACAGTGCCTGGGGTCGCTATCGGTATCACTAAAAATCCCTCAGTTTCCGTCTATCAGCGACATCATTGATAAGGTGAAGGATGAGGTATGCAATACGGTTAAATCGAAGATTAATGAGAAGTGGGGGAGCCTGACTAATACGACGCTGGACCCGTGGTCAACGATTTCATCCCGACTGCCAGATACGTCAGGTATCCTGCCCAACGCATCTTCTAAGAATGTGCAATTAAACAATCCGGCAGCTGCGAGTGGAAGTGGTGAGGATGCAAACAGTGATGCATTCCCGTTCCATTTGTAACTACCGGAAGAGTCCTTTCGGGATTTTATCGAATAGCTTGCCGGTTCGTATTTCAACGCGGCGGTGTTCCGCCGCGGTTAGTAAACGCATAAATTCTGTGGCAGGTAGAACATCACGTTTTGAGTCTACATACGTATCAAGCGAATCTTCATTCATGAAACGTCTGACAGTATGCAGCCAGTCTTCAGCTGATTTCATATTTTTTGAGCTCATCGTCGCTCATCTCGGCAAACGCTGCAGGTCGGCGACCTTTTCCTGTCCAGGTTATGGACTTTCCATCAACTTCGATCCGGTACTTCACTTTTCCAAAAGTGGATTTACTTTTCGTGGACGGACCAAAGAGATTTTCGAAGATCTGGAGAGCTTCATCAGCCGTAATATTGTGTTCTTCCATGAACCGCTTTGTGGCTGCGGCTTTCTCTTCAGTGGCCTTCTGTTCTTCCTTAAATTTCTCGATCATTCCCTGTGCAATGTCGGACCACATATTAATGAGTTGCTCAAGGTTTTCTGGCGGAATTTTGCGCAAAACGGCGGTGGCTTTTCGTCGTTCGCACATGATAACTGCACAGGATTCGTAATCATTATGTTCGCTCATGTATACCTCATTGTTCATTAACGATCTGCGTGATTTTCTAACACAAACTTTTGAAAAGAGAAACTCTATGAAAACACAAAATGGTGAAAATATTATGGATCAAACTGACTCGGATCAAAACTCAGTCGTTGATGATGACAGCAACGCCCTTGCTCCAGCTCTTGCTGAAGAGAGTAACCGAACGGTGCAAGAAATCGTATCGAAACATGGTTTAAAAGTAATTTTGATTCAGACGCTAATCATATTAGTCGCAATCATTATCATCGGTCTTCAGGGTTACTGGCTTCACCAGAAAAAAACCAAATATATTGCAACGAATGGGGGCATGATCACGGAAGTACACCCAACCGATGAACCGGCTTACACAGCGGAAGAGGTGATGGACTTTGCCAACCGTACAATGATCAAATCGCTTTCGCTGAACTTTGTGAATTACGAAAACCAATTAACCAGCGTCCGTGGCGATTTTAGCGCTGAGGGGTACGTTAGTTTCCGTAAAGCGCTGACCGATAGTGGACTGCTGAAAGATATCAGTGAAAAACGTCTGAACGTAAAACTTTCCACAACACCAGGAACCCTGATCACGGAAGGTCTTATCCGTGGCACCAAAACCTATGCCTGGCAATACCGTATTCCGGTGACTGTTCAGCTTGTTGGTCAGGCTCAGGACTACAGACCACAACCTTACGATTTGATGGTTCAGGTACGCCGCGTCAAAGAAGACGAAGATCCACGGGGTATTCAAGTAGCGCAGGCCATTCTCAAACCCCGGAACTACTGAGGTCAATCATGAAGATTAAACTGTTAACTGTACTTATGGCCGCACTGTTTTCGGCAAATTCTGTATCTGCAGCTGATGCACCGACTGGTAATGGAGCGCCGCAGCAAACGGCGCCAGCTGTGCCTGGTGGTGATATTGCTCAATGGCAGCAGGCCAGTTCCGGGTTGCCCGTAAATCAGCAGTCACAGGTGCAACAGCCACCACAGCAAACAGCACAGGAACAAGGTCAGCAGCAGGCGCAAGGCCAACAACCACAGGCACAGCCCCAACAGCAGCCAACTACTGCACTGCCTCCTGCACCCATGCCGCAGATTCCTCCACCACAGCAGCAGGTTACTCATGTTAATCCGCAGACACTGGAAGAGTTACCTGCACCTGTTCTGCAGCAGATCCAGCCTATTACCCCTGGTCAGGTGCGGTCTGCCCGCAGCGCAATGGAAGATATGAGCGCGGCGGCCAAAACCTCACCATTAACGCCGATCCCACGAATTTCAAGCCAGACGGTATCACTGTCAGCTGGTGCATCCATTCCGCAGGTACGGGTATTTCCAAACCAGGCAACGACAGTGACGTTTTCAGATGCAACCGGACACCCCTGGGTATTAGGTGCCCCTCCATATAATTCGAGTCCCTGTGCTTCTGGTGGTGAACTGTGTGTTGGCTATATTCCAGGATCGGCGGTATTCACAATCCAGCCTACCAATGCCTATGCCAGCGGGAACATCACAGTGCTTCTGAAGGGGCTGGCCACGCCGGTCATTATTAACGTGAAGGGGGCAGAACCCTCCGTTAAATCAAAAACCGTTGATGTTGATTATCGTCTGGATCTCCGTATCCCGAAGCGCAGTCCTGACACACCGGTTTATACCGCTACGCCTGAGAAAAAAATCTCACTGTATGACAAGCAGCTGCAGAGCGTGCTCGATGGCATCCCGCCTGAAGATGCTCAGCGGTTGAAACTTAAAAACGCGCCAGGGAGTACCAAAGTCTGGCAGATCGGTGATGAGCTCTACGTCAGAAGTAACATGCAGCTGCAGGATGAGTTTGAAAAAACGCTTTCCGCTATCGATGGCACACATGTTTACGTGCTGCCGGCAACACCAGTGCTGACTTTTTCTGTTAATGGTCAGGCGCGTGACGTTGAAGTTGAGCTGAATTAAGGGGAACGACGATGGCTACAGATAAAGGTAAAGAAACCAGAAAAATGATGCTCTACGTCGGTGGTGCTGCTGCAGTGGTGGCGCTTCTGGGAGGGTACTGGTTGTTTGGCTCATCAGATGAGCCGGCAACGGGAGGGTCGCAGGTGAAAGCCCAGGGGCTGGAAGGGAAAACTGGCAGGGAAAAAGCTAATGATCCCCAATACAACAAGCTGCTGAATGAGTGGAATGCTGATAATTCAGAGAAAGCGGCGCTCACGGGGGATAGCTTCATATCCACGTTGTCAGCCAGTAACCCGGTGGCCGTTGATTACGGCACCAAAGCACCACCACCAAAATATTCGTGGGAATCGTCAGCAAAACCGTCGGGCGATAACAGTAAGGCTAATGATGCTGAGCAGAAAGAGCGTGAGCGTCAGGCTAAAGCGGTGGCTACGTTACTGCAGAAAATAGACCAGGCCAGAACACCGGTTGTCACGGGTGTTGCACTTGCAACCTCTCTGGGAGCTGAGGGAAATGACAAGAACGGCGGGACTTTCTCAGGGTGGACCGATTCGGTCTATCCGCAGAACAAAAAGCCGGATGCTGAAAAACAACAGGGGGCGAAGAATAAGGTCAAAGATAAAGGAGCCCGACTTGTATCGGCTTACACGCTTGTGCCGGCAGTAATGGATACGGCGATGGACAGTGACGATCAGAACAGTATTGCTATTGCCCATGTTCCAACTGGAGCGCAGGCCGGCGCCAAATTCTATTCTGGCCAAAACCGTCTTGCCGGCGATGGTATTCGAATTCACTTCACCGGCATGGAGCTGAACGGAGTGCAGTGTAAGGTCGATGCGTATGGCGTGGCTTCCGACTCGTTGCGCGCGGCCGTTTCCTCAAATGTAAATAACCGCTGGTTCAGCCGTATTATTCTGCCGGCTGTCGCTAACGGATTAGGCCGAACTGGTCAGCTGTATGCGGACAGCAATTCGCAGATGATTATCACTGACGGCGGGAACGCATATCGTTCAACTGGTACACCTGATGGCAAAGCGGTTGCCGGTACCATTATTGGCGGGATGGGTGAGCAGGCAGGGCGTGTCCTGGCCGACGATGCAGCCCGCCTGCCGGTGAAGCAGGTTACGGTTGATCGTAACCAACTCATAGGCATCCAGTTTGTCGCGCCGGTGTATGAAAGCGACTGTGGCGAGAATATGGAAAATGCTTCTGCAGAGCAGGCGCAGCAGCAAGCAACTCCGACACTTTCTAGTGTGCAACCTCAGCAGATGCCTCAGCCTCCGGCTCCTAATTACCCTCAGCAAAACTTTCCAAGCTACCCCGGCTACGGGTATGGCTCCAGTAACCCGTATTACCGTTAAGGAGATTGATAATGAATCTGTTTGAAGATGACAATAAAAACGAAGCAGCTCCTGCCCAGGAACCGGTGTCTGCTAAGCCTGCTGAAAAGCCAAAACCGACAGTGACGCCAGCAGCAAAAGCGAGCAAAAAGCCGCTTAATATCAGTGACTATGCATGGATTGGTGGTATCGCTGTCATCGCTATCCTGCTTTTAGTCTGGTTGTTTGGGGGCTCCGATAGTGATACTGCGCCAGCGACGGGGAATGGGGCGATCCAGTCTTCAGCGCAACGTCCGCGCGTACAGTCTGCCCCTGCCGGGCAGGATTCTGGTGACTTCCGCGAGCAGATTTCCGGGATTCTGCTGCAGCAAAAGGAACGGCTGGACGCGATAGAATCAACTTCTAAAAATGGAATGATGATCCTTTCCAGTCAGTTACAAAGCGCTAATGAACAAATTAAAAATCTGAACAATCAGGTTCAGGAACTGAAAATGAAAGCCGCTGGTTATGGGCCCTCATTTGGTAATCAGAGTGGAACAATTTCCGGTTCAACGTCACAGGCATTACCTTTGTTGAGAGGTTTTTCAATTAATGATTTATCTGGCGATCTTGCTTGGGTAAAATACAAAAACCAGACGTATGCTGTGAAGGTCGGAAGTCAACTTGGCGGAGTCACCATTACGGGTATCGATACTGAAAATAGAATCGTTACAACAAGTAAAGGCCTAATCCGCTAATCAGGACCTAAAAAGGCGAAACTATGGATTTAGAATCGGTATTAATTCAGGTTGCTAACGGTGGTCAGGAACCGCTGACAAGGCTAATCATAGGTGTCGCTGCAATCGTTGGGATCATTGGTGTTATTGGATATCTGATGAGCCTGCGGAAGCAGGCCAGGCATTCTACCAAAGGTGTTGAAGTTGGCAGAATTTTTGCCGGGATCATCTTCTGTGTATGCCTCATCACGCTGAAAGCACAGATGAACTCAGGCGGTGCCACTTTAGGATTTGGCGATGTCAGTTTCGGACCCGTCAGTTATGCGAGCGAATCTACGTTTGGCATGGGAGCCGCAGCAGTCAACGCAGTGCTGGGGATTGTTAGAATTCTCGGTGCATACTTTTTTTACAGGGGTATTAAGGGGTTGAAAGACTCTTACCTTGAGGGCCATACGGAGCTGTCAGCTTCGGGCACGAGAGGGGCATCCATTGTGAAAATTGTATGTGGACTACTTCTGATGTTCGATACACAAACGCTCGATGCGTTGCAGAGCACATTAAACATTCACTGGTAATCAAAAAGGATACTTTATGAAAATTGTTAAATTTATCAAAGACAAGGCGTTATCTGCATCCATCGCAGCGTATCAGCTGCGCGGAACGGTAGCAAAATCGTTAGTGGTATTGCCCCTGGCATTACTGAGCAAAGAGGCTGCAGCTGAAACGACTGTCTGGGAAAAGATCAATACCTTCACGGAAGGTATGGCCAGTACCCAGCCTGGTCTGATTACCGCTGGTAAAGTGGTTGGTGTTGTGTGCTTCATCGTAGGTCTTGTAGCTCTGTGGCTCAAAAACAAACGCGGGAAAGATATCAGTGGCGGCTTCATCTTTTGGTCAATGGTTGTTGGAGCCTGTCTGGTCGGCCTGACCGCATGGATCTCTTCTGTTGGTTCAACCGTTGGCGTTGACGCAACCCTGTAATGTCCTTTCGGCCCCGCCTTGCGGGGCCAATACCGGAGTTCCCCCATGAAAGATTTTAAGCTCACCAGGAATGAACAACCTGCCAGATGCCATGTGTGCGGGATAAAGAGCAAAGATGTTTTCTCCCTCGCAGAAGATGGACAGAAAGAGAGAATGCTTTGCTCTGTATGCCTGTCGCTCGAACACCCGGAGAAAATGAAACTAGAGACTCAAACCGGACTTTTGCTGAAGAGAAATACAAACCGAAAACTCTACAGCCTGTTGTTTCGTTCAATTGCAAAAGCGGAAAAGTCAACGGACGATTCTTACCGTGAAAAGGCACAGAAACTTAAACAGATATTGCTCAGCACAACTGACGTAGTTCTAAACGAAACCGGCAGTGATGATGGATACGATTTACTGCACCTGATAAAAAAACACCATCAGTTACTTCCCATGAATTTTGACGATGAGTTTGTCACTTCTGTCGCAGAGTCAGACGAATTGCCGGATGTAAGTGACTGGAATGAAATTTACAAGGGTAAGAGAGGTTTTAAATGATTTCTTTCTTTGAGGATGTGATCGAAGGTATCTCACGCAATCTTACGTCAAATGACTCGTTAAAATACTGTGATTTGACAACGGTTGTAGGGCTTACGTCGCAGGATCGCGTTGAGCATCCTGAAATCAGGGCTCCGTACATTCTGACTACGAAGAACAACGATTTTCTTACCGTTATTGAGGTTCAGGGCGCTAAATCATCGTTTGACGAGAAGTCGTTTAATGACTTCATCATGCACCTTTCAAACTCGTTGTCGAATTCCTTTATTAACAGTGGCCATAAGCTGTCTGTGGTGTTTGAGCGCGACTTTACCAAGAACCAGGAAGAACTGAATAATGTTTATAAACCGCAGGTAGCAGCAATAGAGCGCCTGCAGATAGACATTAAAGACCTGATCGCCGATGACGCAAAAAAAATTGCTGCCCATTACAGCCGTGAACGCGCTTACATCGTGCTGTATACCTCGAAGGGGATGATTGCGAAGGATGAACTTAAAAACGAGCAGGCAAAAGCTGCCGGCGTTATGAAGGATATCCCGCAGACTCGCTTCAGTCAGAACCCAATCGAATTTCAGCTTGAAGGTTTGAAGATCACGCATGACGCGATGCTGTGGCGGCTGATTGGTATGCTTCAGGGGGATGATGAGTCGGGGATGGGGCTTCTGGTTGATGTCCTCGATGTCAAACACGCCGGCGCCATGATGCGTCAGATGCTGTTCCGGAACTCAACATCAGAAAACTGGTACCCTCGCACGCCGTTTGACCAAAATCTGCGAGTTTATGGCGCTCCACGGAAAGGCAATATCGACTCAGTGCTGCCGCCGCGGCTGAATATCCAGATCATGGAAGGGGAACTGGAAGAAGATGGTGGCCTGATTTACTGCGATGGCAAGTATTACGGCTCTGTTGCCCTTGAGTTGCCACCACTTCACCCTGTCAAATTTAAGCAGTTATTCAACGCGATTAACCGGAAAATCCCGTACCGGATAAAATATGACTTTATGGGCGGGGGCAAAAAAGCACTGTTCTGGCCATCAGTGATCATCTCTTTCCTTCGTTTCATTCCCTCACTCGGTACTATCGCGCGTGATATGGATTATGTCGGGGCCCAGAGCGAAACCGATCCAACGGCTATCATGGCCATCAACTTTGCCACCTGGGGTGACACTAAGGATGAAGCCAAACGCAACCTGGCGGCTTTAACTAAGGCGATTGAAGGCTGGGGTGTATCAGGTGTGTCCAAGACGTATGGTAATCCAGGTAGCGCACTGATTGCATCCGTTCCGGGGCTGACGACGGCCACACCTGGCTCATTGCATTATCCGCCGTTGAGTGAAGGCTTGCGGATGTTACCTTTTGAACGTCCGGCCAGCCCCTGGCATGGTAAAGGCAATATCAACTTCATCACGCTCGATGGCAAGCTGTTCCCTTATCAAATCGCCAGTCCCCTGCAGGAGAAATTTACCGATGTCATCACCGGTGTTCCTGGTTCCGGTAAAAGCGTGCTGGCCAACCGTCTTAACCTGAGCGCGATTTTCCGGGCAGATAAAAAATTGCCTTATCTGACCATCATTGATAAGGGATACAGTGCGAAAGGTATTGCCGACCTGATTTGGGCTGAATTGCCGGCGGATCTACGACACCTGGTTGCCAGTATCACCCTGAACAATGACGAATCGCACTGTATTAACATCTGCGATACGCAGTTAGGTTCAAGGTATCTGACGCAGTTTGAGGAAGTATTCTTAAAGCAGATGCTTAACGCATTCTGTATTGATCCGGCAATTGGCCAGCCGCCAGATGCAATGAGCGTTGGCCAAATCGTCAGTAAAGTTGTATCAAGAGTATACAAAGCAAAAGCTCATTCTGACGCAAATAAGTTTAAGTTTAACGATCCGGTTGTTAATGAAGCTCTGAAAGTATCTGGTCTGGATACAGAGCTCGGTGAAGACTGGTTTGAAAAAGCTACATGGTGGGAAGTCGTTGATAAGCTGTTTGCCAAAAAATATTTCCATGCAGCGACGGTTGCCCAGCGTTATGCTGTGCCGACCATTTACGATTTCATTAGCGAGCTACAAGAAGAAGGTTTTAGTAAGCAATATGCGGATGTAAAAGTCAATGGAAGTGAGCCTGTAGTAAACTTTGTTGCACGTTGTTTCCAGGCTGCCGCTGCTGACTATGCCATTTTCTCTGGGATCACGGTTTATGATTTCAGCCCAGAGACTCGTATTGCGATCCTGGATATGCAAAACGTGCTCGGTGACAGAACGACACCTGCAGGCAAGCTCAAATCCGGCATTATGTATCTCTTTGCGCGCCAGATGGCAGTGCGTAACTACTATCTGCCTCAGTCAGCAGAAACCTTCATTCCTGCTTTACCGGAGCAGTACAGGGCATATCACCAGGCGCGCATCAGGGAGCTTTCAGAAGAGGTTAAACATACCTTTTATGATGAGTGTCATAACTTTGCCGGCATCGACTTTATTCAAAATGCGCTGAATACCGCTGACCTTGAAGATCGTAAATTCAACGTCCGTACTGCGTTCTCGTCTCAGTATCTGAGCCATATGCCTTCGAGCGTGCTTAAAACCATGAACAGCCTGTTTATGATGCGCCTGACGGAAGGGGATGAAGAGTATCTGAAGCAATTAGAGATAAACATCCCGGCCGATATCCTGCGTCGTTTCAGACAGCTTCCGCAAGGGGTTTATCCGGACGGAAGTGGTACTGCATTTCTCGGTATTTTTAAAACGAAACG
Coding sequences:
- a CDS encoding LPD7 domain-containing protein, whose protein sequence is MAKPEIATERTRLSIPFDDRQRAIRAAGKLADGSNALDYVKEEKVWYAQPGANLSRLKEWIFDPNKVIEEPPLDIQAIEDEFTAWLEERGAIIKDPIEFDGQKHYVDTVDGKAGSRKGVYAAFLDGRPAGWYRDYKNGGEIQKWVSTGAAPNPEQMAMLRADAAARREQRAAAQADKFDQTANRLMEEYNRLPDATGDLAYLKNKQVIAANGLKADERGNVVIPLFNADGEFRTLERIWSDGSKHLEKDGQAWGSFFVVGGQLKDGDNLLYAEGYATAASISEAINQPVIMTVNAGNMVEVAGRLKDAFPNSTHYFLADNDIYKDENVGLEKATEAAELTAGHVLVPAFSNPKEGLTDYNDLHVSEGLEQVRLQVEGAINQINRVDTMPTDNPNITDVNHSSTDSAAVAAPENAAPVASAPAAAEPVEAAPVASAPAAAEPEEAAPVASAPAAAEPEETAPVASAPAAAEPEETAPVASAPAAAEPEETAPVASAPAAAEPEYAAPTDRDGDDEKSNSASDLEAYAAMMAFGGETTDTAQQKPEGIAPSEPVANTAPAENETEEKKKKTNEELENGIRWATNDNAETPPKERIDLEGLIARFGYRAEKDYTAYTLDGQDAFYDYGSHLRMATPEASQSDEMILAAVLTADKQHHRGIEITGSDEFKERVFNLISEYNIEVKLTNPEQRVKLLELKKANETAKETAKENVADSKANKQEGVNEKANSSVQQNGMRWEESASVQPKKQNASDTQKEDKAAGESWEKGVIVAHGRAKYEWKDDESMNYFVTLKNEHGEKTLWGKDLERAVKDAGVDTERLVTVRKLGFVDVEVNAPVRDESNKIVRYETIQTKRNEWEVKPVYPQPTAGNEQAYKPSELVPYDAATFQKLRTTIQQITGVDLSREAVPEKELYWFLPNGKPAPESMTKPTGYKLPQESKTAGTPLLVAPHKKGERPDYYLVESRKGFMQGIAKDKESGEYHSVIGKVNKRIDKDGNWKTYMTLSAINKNSESGIVLHGYGHVDQGGKNLLYKNTIANEKQPQHLQPASDEVKNKTVMKQLFHPSNAAKRKDDERREQTHAPVAKSAPRP
- a CDS encoding DotI/IcmL family type IV secretion protein encodes the protein MKTQNGENIMDQTDSDQNSVVDDDSNALAPALAEESNRTVQEIVSKHGLKVILIQTLIILVAIIIIGLQGYWLHQKKTKYIATNGGMITEVHPTDEPAYTAEEVMDFANRTMIKSLSLNFVNYENQLTSVRGDFSAEGYVSFRKALTDSGLLKDISEKRLNVKLSTTPGTLITEGLIRGTKTYAWQYRIPVTVQLVGQAQDYRPQPYDLMVQVRRVKEDEDPRGIQVAQAILKPRNY
- a CDS encoding Hha/YmoA family nucleoid-associated regulatory protein; this translates as MSSKNMKSAEDWLHTVRRFMNEDSLDTYVDSKRDVLPATEFMRLLTAAEHRRVEIRTGKLFDKIPKGLFR
- the traO gene encoding conjugal transfer protein TraO, which produces MATDKGKETRKMMLYVGGAAAVVALLGGYWLFGSSDEPATGGSQVKAQGLEGKTGREKANDPQYNKLLNEWNADNSEKAALTGDSFISTLSASNPVAVDYGTKAPPPKYSWESSAKPSGDNSKANDAEQKERERQAKAVATLLQKIDQARTPVVTGVALATSLGAEGNDKNGGTFSGWTDSVYPQNKKPDAEKQQGAKNKVKDKGARLVSAYTLVPAVMDTAMDSDDQNSIAIAHVPTGAQAGAKFYSGQNRLAGDGIRIHFTGMELNGVQCKVDAYGVASDSLRAAVSSNVNNRWFSRIILPAVANGLGRTGQLYADSNSQMIITDGGNAYRSTGTPDGKAVAGTIIGGMGEQAGRVLADDAARLPVKQVTVDRNQLIGIQFVAPVYESDCGENMENASAEQAQQQATPTLSSVQPQQMPQPPAPNYPQQNFPSYPGYGYGSSNPYYR
- the traQ gene encoding conjugal transfer protein TraQ; translation: MDLESVLIQVANGGQEPLTRLIIGVAAIVGIIGVIGYLMSLRKQARHSTKGVEVGRIFAGIIFCVCLITLKAQMNSGGATLGFGDVSFGPVSYASESTFGMGAAAVNAVLGIVRILGAYFFYRGIKGLKDSYLEGHTELSASGTRGASIVKIVCGLLLMFDTQTLDALQSTLNIHW
- the traP gene encoding conjugal transfer protein TraP, which codes for MNLFEDDNKNEAAPAQEPVSAKPAEKPKPTVTPAAKASKKPLNISDYAWIGGIAVIAILLLVWLFGGSDSDTAPATGNGAIQSSAQRPRVQSAPAGQDSGDFREQISGILLQQKERLDAIESTSKNGMMILSSQLQSANEQIKNLNNQVQELKMKAAGYGPSFGNQSGTISGSTSQALPLLRGFSINDLSGDLAWVKYKNQTYAVKVGSQLGGVTITGIDTENRIVTTSKGLIR
- a CDS encoding H-NS family nucleoid-associated regulatory protein, with translation MSEHNDYESCAVIMCERRKATAVLRKIPPENLEQLINMWSDIAQGMIEKFKEEQKATEEKAAATKRFMEEHNITADEALQIFENLFGPSTKSKSTFGKVKYRIEVDGKSITWTGKGRRPAAFAEMSDDELKKYEIS
- a CDS encoding DotH/IcmK family type IV secretion protein, with amino-acid sequence MKIKLLTVLMAALFSANSVSAADAPTGNGAPQQTAPAVPGGDIAQWQQASSGLPVNQQSQVQQPPQQTAQEQGQQQAQGQQPQAQPQQQPTTALPPAPMPQIPPPQQQVTHVNPQTLEELPAPVLQQIQPITPGQVRSARSAMEDMSAAAKTSPLTPIPRISSQTVSLSAGASIPQVRVFPNQATTVTFSDATGHPWVLGAPPYNSSPCASGGELCVGYIPGSAVFTIQPTNAYASGNITVLLKGLATPVIINVKGAEPSVKSKTVDVDYRLDLRIPKRSPDTPVYTATPEKKISLYDKQLQSVLDGIPPEDAQRLKLKNAPGSTKVWQIGDELYVRSNMQLQDEFEKTLSAIDGTHVYVLPATPVLTFSVNGQARDVEVELN